The Dermacentor andersoni chromosome 1, qqDerAnde1_hic_scaffold, whole genome shotgun sequence genomic interval atgaaagtgagcctagagtcaagaataacacctaggaatttgtgttctttgttgacaggaatttgttgtccgcccagttctacacaaggatcggggaccaggcctctctttcttgtgaagagaacacaagaacttttgtgggggttgactttgaatccgttttggtctgcccacttagaaaccttgttcaagccttgctgtacctgtctttcgcatactgtgaggttgcaggatttgaagcctatttgtatatcgtctacgtatacggaataaaaaatggcaggtggtagtgaagcacgtagggtgttcatcttaacgataaagagagtgcagctgagcacgcctccctggggtacaccagtttcctgggtaaagggacgtgacagtgcattgccaacttttacacggaaggtacgattggacaaatagctttcaattattttcaacatatttccacagatgcccattcccgacaaatctcgcaggatcccgtaacgccatgttgtatcatatgccttctccatatcaaggaatatggagaggaagtactgtttgtgtacaaaggcatcgcgaatatatccttcaatgcgcacaagatgatctgttgttgaccgcccttctcggaatccacactgataaggatcgagcattttgttgagctcaaggaaatgtataagtctgcgatttatcattttttcaaaaagcttacacagacaattagttagagctatcggacggtaacttgccgccaaggaggggtctttcccgtgcttcagaacaggaaccacaatcgcttccttccatgtcgatgggaggtatccggaagcccaaatagtgttgaatagtgtaagtagtgtaacttgtgtgtcagtatgtaggtttctaatcatgtcatacatgactctgtcaggtcccggtgcagtgcttttgcatgtgttcaaggcagcgttcaactcggcagtactgaaaggccagttatacggttcattctgcctggatttccgaatgattggcttacgttctattatttctttatgtttaagaaaggactgggaataattgattgagcttgacacacgttcaaagtgctccccaagtgaatctgcctggtcttgcagggtttcgccttgcgtgtttaccaaagggagggagtatgtttgtcgccctcttatcctactaaccctgttccagactttggcctcatctgtatacgagttgatacctgataaaaatttctgccagctctctcttctggcctgtcgacgggttcgcctgccttgggattttacttttttaaagtttatgagattctccgcagtgggggaggcgcgtagcaacccccacgctttgttttgtttcttacgagcgatcctacaatcctcgttccaccacggcacgCGCCGTTTACaccccaagccatttacttgtgatatgcatttagatgcggcatctattatgaaggctgtaaaatattccacagcagcatcaattcctaacgaggacatgtcatcccatgaaatactgctgagagttcggaatttctcccagtcagctgtatcaatcttccacttaggagcctgtggtgtatattcgttctttttaggtgttcgtagcagtatggggaagtggtcgcttccgtaaggattgtttgtaacttcccattcgagttcaggcagtagtgacggggcgactaggctaagatctattgaagaaaaggatttgttggcaagacagtaatatgtgggttctttcttattcagaatgcacgcaccagaagagaaaaggaattgttcaacaagtcgtcctcgcgcatctatacgagggtcgccccacaggtaattgtgtgcattaaaatcgccaagaacaacataaggctctggcaattcatccatgaaggactgaaattcgtgtttagttaatttgtaatgtgggggtatataaagcgagcagatagtgatgagtttgtttagcagaacaactcgcaccgccactgcttcaaggggcgtttgtagctgtaagggctgacaggctatacttttatgagtgacaatcgcaacaccacccgatgatgcgacggcatcatcgcgatctttgcgaaatgtaacatacgttcggagaaagtttgtgtttttagattttaagtgtgtttcctgtaaacacagcacttttggattatatttgtggattagttcttgtaaatcatcaaggttcctaagaagacctctgatgttccattgtatgatttgtgtatccatatttaatgtaaattagtgctgtgtgtacggaaacggaaagatgccttagattacagagccctttcgaggccctgtaataggtgttttgttctttttggagcgttcgagcgattctcgacgctccttaggcgcctggtgcgccttgaggataggtgtggtgtccattgcctcttgtgaggcgccggacacgtgctcttgcgagcgggaagttttcagagggagtcccgccttggagggcaagacccctgcgcccaccagcccggaggtcgatggggctccctgagggatttggctacgctggccgttgccagcgctggaaggaacctcggaggctggggcagcctcggctgcgtccaccttcggggtcgttggccccgtctgctgggtagacggagcagcgctagctgcaaccgctgcgggggcagatggcgtaactgccgactcactgcctgtgggtcggacagccgctggaggccgttgtgacgctgcccccttacgcgccacatcggcaaagctactcttagacaggtatgacacccgcctacgtgcctccttgaaagatatgttttctttgactttgattgtcacaatctccttttctcttttccaggacgggcaggcgcgcgagtatgcggcgtgctcgccatcacagttgacacagtgtggagtcttctggcatgtttcggaggaatgttcggtgtcactacacttggcacatgtcagccggcctcgacagttctgtgaactgtggccgaacctttggcacttgaagcatctgagaggattgggcacgtatggcctaacacgaagtttgatgtaaccggcctcgatggactcggggaggacacttgagctgaaagtgagtatcaggtgttttgtttggatttcttttccgtctcgcctaatcttgattcttttgacatttatgacattttgttcactgaagccctccaagagttcagcctcagtgagctccagcaaatcatcgtccgagacaacgccgcgggaagtattcatcgtgcggtgcggggttactactacttgggtctccccaaatgatactagctgagacagtttttcaaattgcttctgatcgcggagctccaggaggaggtctccgctagccatcctcgacaccttatatcctggaccaaaaacttcggtaagagacttagatacaaggaacggggagattgttcgcacttgtttagctggtttttcagagtggatcacgtgaaaacgagggaaggattctttttgtcgaccaaaaaactggaataaatcatcggtgcgccctcttttctgagggcgatcaggaagtggagggaaggatgttgccataaaggaattgaattttcggcaataacgccagccacccaccatggagtcctacaaggggacgctacagagactgtaagaacaggtgctgtaaacgccagctgtacgtcatcactataaccaaatatgaaataacctaggttggttaatcacacaaggttaacccttgctgcctggaaactatggaagtaagcggaaggaaggagaagacaggaaagatgaaaagtgagaggaagacgaaggctggagggagagagagacaggaaaaggcaactaccgatttcccccgggtgggtcagcccgggggggccgtctatgtgaagcagaggccaaaggggtgtgttgcgtccgccggggggccttaaaggtccagacacccagcatcggctcaacccccaggatccccctttccccagacacggctaagccgcgcacggctacacgcgggagggtccaaccctcgtgtgctcgggcacgtggtgtcgcaacacaccaaacgcctgctgacgcagacgcccctgcggggtcgtGTACGAAAGTGTACACGGTTGTAAATTTGCTATCACTTGTTCTCTTGGTTCTTGTTTGTACGTTTGTTCTTACATTGCACAAGGTAGTTGCTGCGTATTTGGTTgattttattttgtcttttcttcgctcctcctccaatgcaacccctgtgcggtggcaatcagagagccagatcggtgggacgtcgtgcacttcctgcaactcgcattaaccgtccatcgatccacaccgatgttagtagtgggggactttaatgttgacataaagacaaacagcaatttcctaacacttatgcgggagaacatcccgttcctctcgctcgtaacgcgtcccacggctgtgacaacctcgcgaggcacttgtatagatctcgtctttgagaatcaagcattggtgtaccaagtcgaacatatatcagtctatttctccgaccacaaagcttccttcatgactgtcaagaactgttagtggagtctttgttaaaggaatacgtgtgaaaaataaacaaaaaaattctgtgatagcgcatacatgtgttgctcgatttctttgcctcaatctatcgaaaaggcgaaacagcttatttgctgcgctcaaatttcgcattaggaagtaacgtaatcgtcggtaatttttttttactatgactTACTCGCTGTTGTTTCATGTGCTTAACCTGGCTGCCCAGCTCAGCACACAAGTGGCAACGCTTATGCAGGCTGGAACACGTACGAATTGAAGTGAataaaatatattattattattattattattgttattctgTATTGACGATGGTACGAGCTTGTTCCACAGCTCGCTTCTCCACGCCGCGGTAAGTGTAGGCTACAGCGCGCACGATATCTTCACCAGGTAGGGGTGCTCCTGCATGAAGGAGACGAGCAGCTCCCTTTGTCAGTGAGCGACGTGTGGCCCGAGGACAACGTCTCTGTGCGACGATATCTTGGAGTTTAAGGTTTAAATGAACATTCAAAATTGCCGCGTTTCGGTCATGTTCTGGTTTCGTTATTGCGCTTTTTTCACTTGCTATAACCAAGTTTTTCCTTATATATTCACCGGATTTGGAGTGGCTGCAATGGCTGCTGGGTATTTATGAGTCGGTCGCTATCTCGGCGAATATATTTGTGGATTATATATCTGCGGAAACATATTTGCGGATATACTTGCAGAATGTATTTGTGGAAAAGGTTATGTGAACGTACCCACGCAGTGGCTCACACAAACCATGTATGCTGACCAAGTATGTCCAGCTCAGTACCGCGTAAAAATTAACTGCCTAAATCATCTCTAAAACCCAGCGATCTGATAAAGGAGTGAATTATATTTACCGGGTTCTTTGATTCACCTTATTTTAGTCTATTTAGGCACTTAGTAGGTGTCACTGGGTGGGTTTCCGTTCGTGAACGATCTTCTGGAATGCTCGTACTCACTACAACAGGAGTAGTACATAATCGCTAAAATGGTGGattcacacgacggacgaaatccgtctttctCGCGACGGACGGCGCATCATGTCACTACGCGTcgcggatttgtgccgtccgcgcgtcgtccgcgacccccgcggacggaaaatgccgagctatttttcgcatccggattttgggggtcgaatgctgcggatttagcctaacATGCTCTatagtctggcaacaagcgcgcctttgggatctttctgtgacagcttcatcgctgctgacatcATTCGTGTCTGTGCGCGCGCGACTCTACACGAGGCACTGAAATGAACCTGAGCGACGACGCAACTGTTTTTTTTACATCTGGTAGAGCAGTTCCCCGCGTTGTGGGACATGACGCTCACCGAATACGCCGACACGAGAGCCAAGGAGACGATTAGGCAGCGCATCGCCAACGAAATTGACCTGGAGTGGCCAGCGCACGGGCCATACGACACCAGTAAGTATTCGTAACTATATATTTGGGCGCTGTCACGTGGATAGACTTCGTGTACATAGCGTTGGACACGTCGGCGTCTAGGAGTGACAGGAATGCTTTGCTTACTGCCAAACATGCTGTTGCAGCAGAGGCACGGTCGCTCGATAAAAACGCAAGGTTTGATCAAGCTCCCGTGGCATAGATCCCAAACGCTGTTACTAGCGGCTGCCGACATCCCTGGCCACCGACGCTAGTCATACGCAATATAGCGGCGAAAGTGAAGATATTCACGGAAGTAGCCGTCGAAGAACAGCACGTACGTCTGCCTACTGTAATGTGGAAGGCGTTGTGGAATAATAAACGTTGTCTATACGTGTGACGTGGTTCCCACGACaaagtgatttatttatttttatttatttatttgtacatattgcaGTCTATACAGACCAAGCAAGTGGACGTATTTCTGCAAACACTCATTTAAGACAAGAAGAATATGTGTTCTTGTGTTAGACGTATGGAAcagaaaaggaagagagaaaaaagaagaacaagttCGTCTTCTTGTACTCTAATAAaggactatattcacactatcagaaAGATGCACTGGGAAAGTCAATGTCATGTCATATGATAACATGGCGACTGACATAACAACACAGCGAAATTTTTATGTGGTACTAATAAATATGTTTTCATTTACAGAAGCCCTACGACGCTTCTTCGACCATAAGAGGCGCACCTACCACTTGGAGAAAAAGAAGGTGGAGACGACAAAGAGCGGCATGGCATGCTCAGATGTTTACCGAGGCCGTTGGCGCTTCTATAACGTTCTGAAGTTTTTGGACGCGGCGAAAGTGCCCTGCCAGCGTTCGGTGAGTGGTGAAACTCACCAAGCTATGCCGGAGAGCTCAGAGGTAAATTTCCTTTTTTCGTCTGTGTGATAAACCGCTTCTGCTAGATGAAATATTGGAAGATATGTGCTATTTTTATTGTGCGCTTAGCTGTAGTAAGATCTTACAATAGCAACATGCCGTAATACGTGTCCATTACCATATCTTGTTAAGCATATTGAAGTAGCTCCAAATGCTGCTAGGTGTAGATGAGATATGAtaatagttttggcacgtaaggttAAATTTTGCATTTTTGTTTGTGTGCTGCAGTAATAAGTTATTGCTTGCAGATAACTACTATATAGGTTTTAATAGCAAACGATCCTCTTGTTGTTGTCTGAAAAGAAACTGATAAGTTGTGGAAGTACAAGAGACTTAATACATTATTTTCCTTACTGCAGACAGCCCAAGTCAATGAGACTCCAGATGCTACGGATACAGAGACCATAGCGCTGGACGATGACAGCAGTACCGTGGTTGACGTACCGATTGGCAAGGCATCTGCTGCAAGCTTTCGTTCAACACTGGGCAGGAAAAGACGATAATCTGCTATATCGTCAGCTGACATGTGGACACAAAGGCAGCATGTGCTGCAAAAGATAGCAACCAGCATGGACCAGCCAGCAAAAGCTACACAATCCGAAGATGCAGCTGAATGCTTTGGAAAGTTAGTTGCTGCGCACATGCGCCTCGTTCCAAAGGCTGACATTATCGCATGCCAAACTGCCATGCTGTAGACTCTAGAAAATTATGTGGACAGGACTGAGTGAGGAAGTTTGTGTGACATCATCTCAAATGAGAAGTTCGAAAGAAACTCAGTTGTTTGAATAAaacactttttgtttgttttctggcAGTTCACTTGTCATTCCCATAGTTAAAAATGCCGACACTTTGGCAGGGCACAAGACGATTTCTCCCTTATAATATAGACAGCATGTTCAATTTCACAAAACAAATTTAATGCATGATACAGCATAATACAAGTGCAGCTTGCATTGTCTCTATACAACCTTAAGGTCTTGTGCATGCGTTTGCATCCAAGTGCGCTGATTGCTGCTGCCATGACACAGCACCCCTGCCATTTAAAAATGCACATAAACTCTCTCGCACTGCAGAACAAACAGCATTAATTCTTCCATGGGAACTGGGCTGTGCAGAGAACAGTGATCCGGTAGACGTCGTAGGACTCGAGTCAATAGAGTTCAAGTCGGTGGCGAGAAAGTTGTGCAATACACATGCGGCATTTACCATTGCTATCACCCTTTCGGGCTCAGCATTGATTACAGTGTGCAGAAATCTGAATCGATTTGCAAGTACTCCAAAGGCGTTCTCAACGACACGCCGAGCCCTGGATAACCTGCAATGTAAACACAAATCGTTGTTTCATATCTGTTACACCACTGGAGAAGAGGACAGCAGGCTTTAACTACCACTAAATATTACAATGTGTAAAGTGTCCCCACTGGTTTGCTTGCCCCAACCCAGCAAATGCATTAATTACACTGGGTCATCTCGAAGCTTGCTATTCTTTCATAATTGCGACAATTCCGGAGTTATCACGTGTTCGATATCACCGTTACATTTCACATAGTGCCGCTTCAGTATAGAGGCATAAATGACCTGCAATTAAAGATTGTCTTCTCTTCTGCTAAGGAAGAGCCCCCATAGGACTTCATCAAGTTTCTTCCTATAGGGAAGGCGTCATCTGCGACGAACACGGGTGGCAGGAGTACATCGGGCGAGCTTGCGACCTTCACAAGTTCTGGAAGACCAGCCGTGATGTTTGATACACGTGCTTGTAGCAGCGTCGTTTGCCAGACGCCCGCATCTCCTTGTGAGCCGGGTGCACCAACATTTGTGTACAAAAACTTGTAGTTGGCATCAACGACGGCAAACAGTATAATGCTGAAGCTCTTCTTGTAATTTCTGTACACTGTTCCAGAATTCGCTGGCTTCGTAATTAGCACATGTTTCTCGTCCATGGCTCCAACGCAGTTTGGAAAATTCCAGTTTTGATTGAAACCTCCGATTACATCTTTCCACTCATCTTCGGTGCATGGCCTTTTCAGGAAGTCATTTTTCATCTCTTCATAAATCACCGTACACGTTTGGTGAATAATATCATTTACACTGGAGTGGCCGAGCCGAAATTGTCGACTCAAAGAGTGGTGGCTCTCTCCTGCATatacgacaaaaaaagaaaaggatataAATTAGCAGAGAAATTCGAAGGCAACGAACTTTTACATCAAGGATGGCCAAACTGTTAAGAAAGCTTTCGTAGCCTTACTATTTTGCTACTTCCTGAAATCTGACGACTTTGCAGGCACTTCACAATAGACGGTGCAATTCCTTCTCTACCCGCGAGCACTTTTCAAACTGCGCACGTAATTTAAACCCAGGAGCCTGAGATACAACGCATGGGAGTGATGTTTTCAgtggaaatgaaaaaaacgtgAGGCAATTGCCTGAAGCGAGGTATCGTAGCGTCACCTGTAGCCTTGTTTCCGCTGGTATTGCTCGCCGCATCACGGTGTCCTGCTTTCCTATGCGAGGTCCCACACGCGACAGCAACTGAAGAAACTGCTCTCTTGTCACTCGAAGCAGCCTCCGGTATTCTTCGATGCCGCTCACCAACACCTCTCGGTACAAGTGGTTTTGCATACCGAGATGCTTGTTGGCGATATAGTCCTTTTGCCAACAAGACCTCTTTCGGTGAAACAAATACTCGTCAtcatccaattcggacaaaacaacagccattgc includes:
- the LOC140219622 gene encoding uncharacterized protein, translating into YAGESHHSLSRQFRLGHSSVNDIIHQTCTVIYEEMKNDFLKRPCTEDEWKDVIGGFNQNWNFPNCVGAMDEKHVLITKPANSGTVYRNYKKSFSIILFAVVDANYKFLYTNVGAPGSQGDAGVWQTTLLQARVSNITAGLPELVKVASSPDVLLPPVFVADDAFPIGRNLMKSYGGSSLAEEKTIFNCRSFMPLY